A stretch of the Terriglobia bacterium genome encodes the following:
- the proS gene encoding proline--tRNA ligase, which yields MAKEGITPRAKDYAQWYLDIVRGADLADYAEVVRGCIVFKPTGYAIWEAIQRGLDERIKATGHVNAYFPLLIPKSFLMKEAEHVEGFAPEVAEVTRAGGEELSEPYVIRPTSETIIGYFYAKWVRSWRDLPLLINQWANVMRWEMRTRPFLRTTEFLWQEGHTVHVDHDDAERETLMILNDVYADFVEKDMALPVLRGIKTEKEKFAGALRSYAIEAMMQDGRALQAGTSHNLGQNFAKAFGITYADKNNQVQHAWTTSWGVSTRLIGATIMGHSDDDGLVLPPRLAPIQVVIVPIYKNDAEKASVMEAIGKITAEWRGKIRFHIDTREHLTPGFKFNEWELKGVPLRMEVGPKDVQKQSVALAQRVVLDGSAPEGKKPKSFVPQAGLTEHVTKLMDEIQQGLYQRALKFREEHTFEATNYDELKERVELGFVRCWWAGTREDEETIQEETKATIRVIPNDQPGGTGKCVYTGKEADTIAVFARAY from the coding sequence ATTCAACGTGGACTGGACGAGCGCATCAAGGCCACCGGCCATGTCAACGCTTACTTTCCGCTGCTGATCCCGAAGTCGTTCCTGATGAAGGAAGCCGAGCACGTGGAGGGATTCGCCCCCGAAGTCGCGGAGGTGACACGCGCCGGCGGCGAGGAACTTTCGGAGCCGTACGTGATTCGGCCTACAAGCGAGACGATCATCGGATATTTCTATGCCAAATGGGTGCGTTCGTGGCGCGATCTGCCGCTGCTGATCAACCAGTGGGCAAACGTGATGCGCTGGGAGATGCGTACGCGTCCATTCCTACGCACGACGGAATTCCTTTGGCAGGAAGGCCACACGGTGCATGTCGACCACGACGACGCCGAGCGTGAAACGCTGATGATCCTCAACGACGTCTATGCCGATTTTGTCGAGAAGGACATGGCATTGCCGGTGCTGCGCGGGATCAAGACGGAAAAAGAGAAGTTCGCCGGGGCGCTGCGGTCGTATGCGATTGAGGCCATGATGCAGGATGGCCGCGCGCTCCAGGCGGGCACTTCGCACAATCTCGGGCAGAATTTCGCGAAAGCGTTTGGCATCACCTACGCCGACAAGAACAACCAGGTGCAGCACGCGTGGACGACATCATGGGGCGTCTCGACGCGCCTTATTGGCGCCACGATTATGGGACACTCCGATGACGACGGGCTGGTGCTGCCGCCGAGGCTTGCGCCAATACAGGTGGTGATCGTGCCGATTTACAAGAACGACGCCGAAAAGGCGAGCGTAATGGAGGCGATCGGCAAGATCACGGCCGAATGGCGAGGCAAGATCCGGTTCCACATCGATACGCGCGAGCATCTGACGCCCGGGTTCAAATTCAACGAGTGGGAACTGAAGGGCGTGCCGTTGCGGATGGAGGTCGGGCCGAAGGATGTCCAGAAGCAGAGCGTCGCGCTGGCGCAGCGGGTTGTGCTCGACGGCTCCGCGCCCGAAGGGAAGAAACCGAAGAGCTTTGTTCCGCAGGCGGGTCTGACCGAGCATGTGACGAAACTGATGGACGAGATCCAACAGGGCCTTTATCAGCGCGCGCTTAAGTTCCGGGAGGAGCACACGTTCGAGGCGACCAACTACGACGAATTGAAAGAGCGCGTGGAACTGGGGTTCGTGCGCTGCTGGTGGGCCGGCACACGCGAGGACGAAGAGACGATCCAGGAAGAAACAAAGGCGACCATCCGTGTGATTCCGAATGACCAACCGGGTGGCACGGGGAAATGCGTCTACACGGGCAAAGAGGCGGATACGATCGCTGTCTTCGCAAGGGCATATTGA